The Limnochorda sp. LNt genome includes a region encoding these proteins:
- the rph gene encoding ribonuclease PH encodes MTQETASPTPPPPPVRQGRGPTELRAVRIERAVNKWAEGSALIELGDTRVLCTASVEEKAPPFLRGTGSGWVTAEYAMLPRSTRERTPRDISRGRQAGRSVEIQRLIGRSLRAVVDLAALGERTIWLDCDVLQADGGTRTAAITGAFVALADALWRLRAEQGWAHLPLVDWLAAVSVGIVGGEVRLDLEYAEDAVADVDMNVVMTGRGALVEVQGTAEHAPFDVQQAGQLLAVARAGIERLMAVQRQVLAPEVVAAIEARRDLPRPVPPAVEE; translated from the coding sequence ATGACCCAGGAGACGGCCTCGCCGACCCCGCCGCCACCGCCGGTCCGACAGGGCAGGGGGCCGACCGAGCTGAGGGCGGTGCGGATCGAGCGCGCCGTCAACAAGTGGGCCGAGGGCTCGGCCCTCATCGAGCTGGGCGACACCCGGGTGCTGTGCACGGCGTCGGTGGAGGAGAAGGCCCCCCCCTTCCTGCGGGGGACAGGCTCCGGGTGGGTGACGGCCGAGTACGCCATGCTGCCGCGCTCCACCCGGGAACGCACGCCCCGTGACATCAGCCGGGGGCGACAGGCGGGCCGCTCGGTGGAGATCCAGCGGCTCATCGGGCGCAGCCTGCGGGCAGTGGTGGACCTGGCCGCCCTGGGAGAGCGCACCATCTGGCTCGACTGCGACGTCCTGCAGGCCGACGGCGGCACGCGCACGGCCGCCATCACCGGCGCCTTCGTCGCGCTGGCCGACGCCCTGTGGCGGCTCAGGGCCGAGCAGGGATGGGCGCACCTGCCGCTGGTCGACTGGCTGGCGGCGGTCAGCGTCGGCATCGTGGGGGGCGAGGTGAGGCTGGACCTGGAGTACGCCGAGGACGCCGTCGCCGACGTCGACATGAACGTGGTCATGACCGGCAGGGGGGCGCTGGTGGAGGTGCAGGGCACCGCCGAGCACGCGCCCTTCGACGTGCAGCAGGCGGGGCAGCTCCTGGCGGTGGCGCGGGCCGGCATCGAGCGGCTCATGGCGGTGCAGCGCCAGGTGCTGGCCCCCGAGGTGGTGGCCGCCATCGAGGCGCGACGGGACCTGCCGCGGCCGGTGCCGCCGGCGGTGGAGGAGTGA
- the sdhC gene encoding succinate dehydrogenase, cytochrome b556 subunit, with the protein MARPSSIEPRAPQGLRPRRLPNRLGVRGWVHAGRYPIERYLFTLHRLSGIGLVLYLPLHVWVTSRRLQGPEVWERTMATLSHPIFVVGELLILAAFVYHALNGLRLILGHLGYTLGKPAEPVYPYPVALRRQRPLTVAMMILAAAFIAVGIWEILVG; encoded by the coding sequence ATGGCCCGGCCGTCGTCGATCGAGCCGCGAGCGCCGCAGGGCCTCCGGCCCCGGCGGCTGCCCAACCGCCTGGGCGTCCGGGGGTGGGTCCATGCGGGCCGCTACCCCATCGAGCGCTACCTCTTTACGCTGCACCGCCTGTCGGGCATCGGGCTGGTGCTCTACCTGCCGCTGCACGTCTGGGTGACCAGCCGGCGCCTGCAGGGGCCCGAAGTGTGGGAGCGGACCATGGCGACCCTCTCGCACCCCATCTTCGTGGTGGGGGAGCTGTTGATCCTGGCCGCCTTCGTCTATCACGCGCTCAACGGCCTGCGGCTCATCCTGGGCCACCTGGGCTACACCCTGGGCAAGCCCGCCGAGCCCGTCTATCCCTACCCCGTGGCGCTGAGGCGGCAGCGGCCACTGACCGTGGCCATGATGATCCTGGCGGCCGCCTTCATCGCCGTGGGGATCTGGGAGATCCTGGTCGGGTAG
- a CDS encoding succinate dehydrogenase/fumarate reductase iron-sulfur subunit: MARVLERRATGERATGAPAGAGGPIEAGAVVTLRVARFDPERDVAMRWQTYQVPYTPGMTVLDALIAVKERQDGSLAFRSSCRMGVCGSCGMLVNGKPRLTCQTQVSELGTHLEVAPLPNHDVIKDLVPDLSGTFERHRKVHPYIIRPAADEAEMRAPTREFAQTPEEMERYLQFAYCLKCSLCVAACPTAATDPLFLGPQALAQAYRYIADSRDAGWEVRADAVDGVHGVFSCHLAGACSEACPKGVDPALGIQLLKRSLLTGPPHAEPAPVIGPRPVVPEDPARPRPKAPPPTV; this comes from the coding sequence ATGGCCAGGGTGCTGGAGCGCCGAGCGACGGGGGAGCGGGCGACCGGGGCGCCCGCCGGCGCGGGCGGCCCCATCGAGGCGGGCGCCGTCGTCACGCTGCGGGTGGCGCGCTTCGACCCTGAGCGGGACGTCGCCATGCGCTGGCAGACCTACCAGGTGCCCTACACCCCCGGCATGACGGTGCTGGACGCCCTCATCGCGGTCAAGGAGCGGCAGGACGGCTCGCTGGCCTTCCGCAGCTCGTGCCGGATGGGCGTCTGCGGCTCGTGCGGGATGCTGGTCAACGGCAAGCCCCGTCTCACCTGCCAGACCCAGGTCAGCGAGCTCGGGACCCACCTCGAGGTGGCTCCGTTGCCCAACCACGACGTCATCAAGGATCTGGTGCCCGATCTGAGCGGCACCTTCGAGCGACACCGCAAGGTACATCCTTACATCATCCGGCCCGCGGCCGACGAGGCGGAGATGCGCGCGCCGACCCGGGAGTTCGCCCAGACGCCCGAGGAGATGGAGCGCTACCTGCAGTTTGCCTACTGCCTCAAGTGCAGCCTCTGCGTGGCGGCCTGCCCGACGGCGGCCACCGACCCGCTCTTCCTGGGGCCGCAGGCGCTGGCGCAGGCCTACCGCTACATCGCCGACAGCCGTGACGCCGGCTGGGAGGTGCGGGCCGACGCGGTGGACGGCGTGCACGGCGTCTTCAGCTGCCATCTGGCGGGGGCGTGCAGCGAGGCCTGCCCCAAGGGCGTCGACCCGGCGCTGGGCATCCAGCTGCTCAAACGCAGCCTGCTGACGGGGCCGCCGCACGCCGAGCCGGCTCCGGTCATCGGGCCGCGGCCGGTGGTGCCCGAGGATCCGGCCAGACCCCGGCCCAAGGCCCCGCCGCCGACGGTGTAG
- the murD gene encoding UDP-N-acetylmuramoyl-L-alanine--D-glutamate ligase → MIGVFDSGVGGLSVLRHLWRLAPGVPVLYVADSGRAPYGNRPPEQIRAFGIQIAAYLRRQGTRLLVVACNTSSAVALPEVQEAFGGPVVGMLEPAARAAAHRWQAPGGRVGVLATPTTVASGAYRRALAAAAPHLEVVEEACPEWAPLVEAGRFDGEAVHEAVRRHVGPLVEAGVQGVLLGCTHYPFLRPVIERVLAEEGGATAAAPEAAVLDPAEAVAAEAVRRLSQAGVAIREGEDEGPGSDRFVTSGDPDAFREALERLVGPAHRAAGRAWAGVGPVRWKGSPMAIPTRLASELPASWQGVRVAVIGLGVENLPLVRYLVAHGARVVAADRKSAEEMGPRAEALERLGVRLVLGDSYLDALQEAEVAFVTPGLPKHLPAIEAARRAGVVITGQTDLFMRLCPAPIVGITGSSGKTTTTTLVGRMLRGTGRPVFVGGNIGEPLIERLAEIGPDAWVVLELSSFQLETTGISPHVAVVTNVTPNHLDVHPSMEAYVAAKTRIVAFQGPDDVAVLNGDDPITVEMAGRTAGRVHWFGRRPRRPGAWLEGDRLVAAMTAAGPGDGGEVQELCRRDDIRLRGQHNVQNVLAAATAALCCGTPVEAIRDVARTFEGVPHRLEAVASIDGVLYVNDSIATTPARAIAGLQSFQEPIVLIAGGYDKHLPFDELARVAVERCRHVVLLGQTAGAIERALEQVREETGRAVSHERVASLEQAVAAARQVARPGDVVLLSPACASYDMFRNFEERGARFRQIVRALQEATP, encoded by the coding sequence GGCCTTTGGGATCCAGATCGCGGCCTACCTGCGCCGGCAGGGGACCCGCCTGCTGGTGGTGGCCTGCAACACCTCGTCGGCCGTGGCCCTGCCCGAGGTGCAGGAGGCGTTTGGCGGGCCGGTGGTGGGCATGCTGGAGCCGGCCGCTCGGGCGGCGGCGCACCGGTGGCAGGCGCCCGGCGGGAGGGTGGGCGTGCTGGCCACCCCCACGACCGTGGCCAGCGGGGCCTACCGGCGGGCGCTGGCCGCGGCGGCGCCACACCTGGAGGTGGTCGAGGAGGCCTGCCCGGAGTGGGCGCCCCTGGTGGAGGCGGGCCGGTTCGACGGCGAGGCGGTGCACGAGGCCGTGCGGCGGCACGTCGGCCCGCTGGTGGAGGCGGGGGTCCAGGGCGTGCTGCTGGGCTGCACCCATTACCCCTTCCTGCGGCCGGTCATCGAGCGGGTGCTGGCCGAGGAGGGAGGCGCGACGGCGGCCGCGCCCGAGGCGGCGGTGCTGGACCCCGCGGAGGCCGTCGCCGCCGAGGCGGTGCGGCGCCTGAGCCAGGCGGGGGTGGCGATCCGCGAGGGGGAGGACGAGGGCCCCGGCTCCGACCGGTTCGTCACCAGCGGCGATCCGGATGCCTTTCGCGAGGCGTTGGAGCGGCTCGTGGGGCCGGCGCACCGTGCGGCCGGGCGAGCATGGGCCGGTGTCGGTCCGGTAAGATGGAAGGGATCGCCCATGGCCATTCCCACGCGTCTTGCAAGCGAGCTGCCCGCCAGCTGGCAGGGGGTGCGCGTGGCCGTCATCGGGCTGGGGGTGGAGAACCTGCCCCTGGTGCGCTACCTGGTGGCGCACGGCGCCCGGGTGGTGGCGGCCGACCGCAAGTCCGCCGAGGAGATGGGGCCTCGGGCCGAGGCGCTCGAGAGGCTGGGGGTGCGCCTGGTCCTGGGCGACTCCTATCTGGACGCGCTCCAGGAGGCCGAGGTGGCCTTCGTGACGCCGGGCCTGCCCAAGCACCTGCCCGCCATCGAGGCGGCGCGGCGGGCCGGTGTGGTCATCACCGGGCAGACGGACCTCTTCATGCGGCTCTGTCCGGCGCCCATCGTGGGCATCACCGGCTCCAGCGGCAAGACCACCACGACGACCCTGGTGGGGCGGATGCTCCGGGGCACCGGCCGGCCGGTCTTCGTCGGCGGCAACATCGGCGAGCCCCTCATCGAGCGGCTGGCCGAGATCGGGCCCGACGCCTGGGTGGTGCTGGAGCTCTCCAGCTTCCAGCTGGAGACGACGGGCATCAGCCCGCACGTCGCGGTGGTGACCAACGTGACGCCCAACCACCTGGACGTCCACCCCAGCATGGAGGCGTACGTGGCGGCCAAGACCCGCATCGTGGCGTTTCAGGGGCCCGACGACGTGGCCGTGCTCAACGGGGACGACCCCATCACCGTCGAGATGGCCGGGCGTACCGCCGGGCGGGTGCACTGGTTCGGCCGGCGGCCCCGTCGCCCTGGAGCCTGGCTCGAGGGCGACCGGCTCGTGGCCGCCATGACGGCGGCCGGTCCGGGGGACGGCGGGGAGGTGCAGGAGCTCTGCCGCCGGGACGACATCCGCCTGCGGGGCCAGCACAACGTCCAAAACGTCCTGGCCGCCGCCACCGCGGCGCTCTGCTGCGGCACCCCCGTCGAGGCCATCCGGGACGTGGCGCGCACCTTCGAGGGCGTCCCGCACCGGCTCGAGGCGGTGGCGAGCATCGACGGCGTGCTCTACGTCAACGACTCCATCGCCACCACGCCCGCCCGGGCCATCGCGGGGCTGCAATCCTTCCAGGAGCCCATCGTGCTCATCGCCGGCGGCTACGACAAGCACCTGCCCTTCGACGAGCTGGCGCGGGTGGCGGTGGAGCGCTGCCGCCACGTGGTCTTGCTGGGGCAGACGGCCGGCGCCATCGAGCGGGCCCTGGAGCAGGTGCGGGAGGAGACGGGGCGAGCCGTCTCCCACGAGCGGGTGGCCAGCCTGGAGCAGGCGGTGGCGGCCGCCCGGCAGGTGGCCCGGCCCGGCGACGTGGTGCTGCTCTCGCCGGCCTGCGCGAGCTACGACATGTTTCGCAACTTCGAAGAACGGGGCGCACGCTTCCGCCAGATCGTGCGCGCCCTGCAGGAGGCGACCCCATGA
- a CDS encoding carbon starvation CstA family protein, which translates to MTTWLILAAAAIYLVSYLTYGRGLARNVVRADDARKTPAHALYDGVDYVPGHPLAIYGHHFASIAGAGPITGPAIAIVWGWLPALLWVWFGNIFIGAVHDYLSVMASVRSEGKSVQWIAGKVMKPRTSRIMMIFVYLTLVLVVAAFMSVASTNFVGNPGVPTSTFLFIAGAVIFGLLYYRLKLNFALATIIGLGLVILAMWLGYVWPWHASFHTWVTISAVYAIVASSLPVWLLLQPRDYLNSYILFVGLGLGVVALLVSFKGVAIPAYTVWSAPAVGNVPSPFWPAIPLVIACGSLSGFHALVASGTTSKQLDKESHGLPVGYGGMLTEGLLSTLVVVSMGAFAFPVLQQVADRVAGLGVSLTQLAGDRVYFAFNVLKAAGPIGGALGLFTRSYGELLGSVFGVGASIGALFAGLWVTAFVMTTLDTATRLGRFTWQELMEPLRQSNPGLYRVLADRWVAGAIVAALAAWLAWDGAYTTLWPAFAGANQMVAAVAMLTMAMWVVRVQRASGGYRSAVVVPGLFLWVTVFAGVVWYLWAVPASMVIKVIFAVMAVLSLLLLVDFTASYREARIEAAPGVAAGGR; encoded by the coding sequence GTGACCACGTGGCTGATCCTCGCAGCCGCCGCCATCTACCTGGTCTCGTACCTGACGTACGGCAGGGGCCTGGCGCGCAACGTGGTGCGGGCCGACGACGCTCGCAAGACGCCTGCCCACGCGCTGTACGACGGCGTCGACTACGTGCCGGGCCATCCCCTGGCCATCTACGGGCACCACTTCGCCTCCATCGCCGGCGCCGGCCCCATCACGGGCCCGGCCATCGCCATCGTCTGGGGGTGGCTGCCGGCCCTGCTGTGGGTCTGGTTCGGCAACATCTTCATCGGCGCCGTGCACGACTACCTGTCGGTGATGGCCTCGGTGCGCAGCGAGGGCAAGTCGGTGCAGTGGATCGCGGGCAAGGTGATGAAGCCGCGCACGTCGCGGATCATGATGATCTTCGTCTACCTGACCCTGGTGCTGGTGGTCGCGGCCTTCATGAGCGTGGCCAGCACCAACTTCGTCGGCAACCCCGGGGTGCCGACGTCCACGTTCCTGTTCATCGCAGGAGCCGTCATCTTCGGCCTGCTCTACTACCGTCTCAAGCTCAACTTCGCGCTGGCCACCATCATCGGCCTGGGTCTGGTCATCCTGGCCATGTGGCTGGGGTACGTCTGGCCGTGGCACGCCAGCTTCCACACCTGGGTCACCATCTCGGCGGTGTACGCCATCGTCGCCTCGAGCCTGCCGGTCTGGCTGCTGCTGCAGCCCCGTGACTATCTCAACTCCTACATCCTCTTCGTCGGCCTGGGGCTCGGGGTCGTCGCGCTGCTGGTCTCCTTCAAGGGCGTCGCCATCCCCGCCTACACCGTCTGGAGCGCCCCGGCGGTGGGCAACGTGCCGTCGCCCTTCTGGCCGGCCATCCCGCTGGTCATCGCCTGCGGATCGCTGTCGGGCTTCCACGCGCTGGTGGCCTCCGGCACCACCTCCAAGCAGCTCGACAAGGAGAGCCACGGCCTGCCGGTGGGCTACGGCGGCATGCTGACGGAGGGCCTGTTGTCGACGCTGGTCGTGGTCTCGATGGGCGCCTTCGCCTTCCCCGTGCTGCAGCAGGTGGCCGACCGGGTGGCCGGCCTGGGTGTGTCGCTGACGCAGCTGGCGGGTGACCGGGTCTACTTCGCCTTCAACGTCCTCAAGGCGGCCGGACCCATCGGAGGGGCCCTGGGCCTCTTCACCCGCAGCTACGGCGAGCTGCTGGGCAGCGTCTTCGGCGTGGGCGCATCCATCGGCGCGCTCTTCGCAGGGCTGTGGGTGACGGCCTTCGTCATGACCACCCTCGACACGGCCACGCGGCTGGGGCGCTTCACCTGGCAGGAGCTGATGGAGCCGCTGCGCCAGTCCAACCCCGGCCTGTACCGGGTGCTGGCGGACCGCTGGGTGGCCGGTGCCATCGTCGCTGCCCTCGCGGCCTGGCTGGCGTGGGACGGGGCCTACACCACCCTGTGGCCCGCCTTCGCGGGGGCCAACCAGATGGTGGCGGCCGTCGCCATGCTGACCATGGCCATGTGGGTCGTCCGGGTGCAGCGCGCCTCCGGTGGCTACCGGTCGGCCGTCGTGGTCCCCGGGCTCTTCTTGTGGGTGACGGTCTTCGCGGGCGTGGTCTGGTACCTGTGGGCGGTGCCGGCTTCGATGGTCATCAAGGTCATCTTCGCCGTCATGGCGGTGCTGTCGCTGTTGCTGCTGGTCGACTTCACCGCCTCGTACCGCGAGGCACGCATCGAGGCGGCCCCCGGCGTCGCGGCGGGAGGCCGCTAG
- a CDS encoding DMT family transporter, translating to MSDPRTGRRALGAYLMLTAAPLLWAGNWVIGRVLVAGVVTSLEITVARWLVGAAVLLGLVARREGGLPRLDGRQWLSVVAGAALGMVAYTLLQYEALRHTQAINGTLIFSASPAFTLVLAATILGERWGLSQVAGIALALAGVGVILLGGSGMTAAGLRVQPGDALMVAASWTWAAYTVLARVAARRLSSLAWTAWAMAVAGVGLLPWQLVEWWRGAGGLPALLAEGLSPRLLAVAGALLYIGLFASAAAYVFWGEGVRRVGASVGSVFGNLLPVFTALLAVATLGERLHLAHLLGAAGVMGGVWLTTRPASGPGPAAAPRPVGRPR from the coding sequence ATGAGCGACCCGCGCACCGGGCGACGCGCCCTCGGGGCCTACCTGATGCTGACCGCCGCCCCGCTCCTCTGGGCCGGCAACTGGGTCATCGGGCGGGTGCTGGTGGCGGGGGTCGTGACGTCGCTGGAGATCACGGTGGCGCGGTGGCTCGTGGGCGCGGCCGTGCTGCTGGGGCTGGTGGCGCGCCGCGAAGGTGGGCTGCCCCGGCTCGACGGCCGGCAGTGGCTGTCGGTGGTGGCGGGCGCCGCCCTGGGCATGGTCGCCTACACCCTGCTGCAGTACGAGGCGCTGCGTCACACCCAGGCCATCAACGGCACCCTCATCTTCTCCGCCTCGCCCGCCTTCACGCTGGTGCTGGCCGCCACCATCCTCGGGGAGCGGTGGGGGCTGTCGCAGGTGGCCGGGATAGCCCTGGCGCTGGCCGGGGTGGGGGTCATCCTGCTCGGCGGATCGGGCATGACGGCGGCGGGGCTGCGCGTGCAGCCGGGCGACGCCCTGATGGTGGCAGCCAGCTGGACCTGGGCGGCCTACACGGTGCTGGCGCGGGTGGCGGCGAGGCGGCTGTCGTCGCTGGCATGGACCGCGTGGGCCATGGCCGTGGCGGGCGTGGGCCTCTTGCCGTGGCAGCTCGTCGAGTGGTGGCGGGGCGCCGGCGGCTTGCCGGCCCTGCTGGCCGAGGGGCTCTCCCCGCGGCTCCTGGCGGTGGCCGGCGCGCTCCTCTACATCGGTCTGTTCGCCTCGGCCGCGGCCTACGTCTTCTGGGGCGAAGGGGTGCGCCGGGTCGGCGCCTCGGTCGGCTCGGTCTTCGGCAACCTGCTGCCGGTCTTCACGGCCCTGCTCGCGGTGGCCACCCTCGGCGAGCGCCTGCATCTCGCTCACCTGTTGGGCGCTGCGGGCGTGATGGGCGGGGTCTGGCTGACGACTCGCCCCGCGAGCGGGCCGGGACCGGCGGCCGCCCCTCGGCCGGTGGGGCGCCCGCGGTAG
- a CDS encoding succinate dehydrogenase/fumarate reductase flavoprotein subunit — protein MVRVLTHDVLILGSGLAGLRAALEVLWAADGRLDLAILSKTQLMRAHSVAAEGGTAAVLNPEEGDSPELHAWDTVKGSDFLADQDAVMRFVEAMPREILRLEHWGIPWSRRPDGHINQRPFGGHSFPRATFAADKTGFFEMQTLYDTLQRFGRFTRYDEWMATRIIVEQGELAGVTAWDLTTGEFALLRAKALIVATGGFMRLFGFTTYSYTVTGDGMAMAYRAGLPLKDMEFVQFHPTGLVPSGILITEAARGEGGYLRNRDGRRFMEDHAPKLMELAPRDIVARAETLEMEAGRGFTHPSGLGYVELDLTHLGGDRIKQRLPLIREVAIKFNGLDPIEHRLPVRPAAHYSMGGIHTDIDGKTPVEGIWAAGEAACVSIHGANRLGSNSTGECLVWGAITGREAARYALARKAPPEPPLEAAREEQARLQGLLDRRGTESLYEIRSRLRQVMDEKVGVFREEAGLREALEEVRTLKARMADVGLSDRGWVYNTDLVSALELQNMLDLAEVTVLGALERRESRGAHARRDYPSRDDERFLAHTLAYHTPQGPRLEYLPVRITRWKPVERKY, from the coding sequence CTGGTGCGCGTCCTGACGCATGACGTCCTGATCCTGGGCAGCGGTCTGGCCGGGTTGCGGGCGGCCCTCGAGGTGCTCTGGGCGGCCGACGGCCGCCTCGATCTGGCCATCCTGTCCAAGACCCAGCTGATGCGGGCCCACTCGGTGGCCGCCGAGGGCGGCACCGCCGCCGTGCTCAACCCCGAGGAGGGCGACAGCCCCGAGCTCCACGCCTGGGACACGGTCAAGGGCAGCGACTTCCTGGCCGACCAGGATGCCGTCATGCGCTTCGTGGAGGCCATGCCCCGGGAGATCCTGCGGCTGGAGCACTGGGGCATCCCCTGGTCCCGGCGGCCCGACGGCCACATCAACCAGCGCCCCTTCGGCGGCCACAGCTTCCCCCGCGCCACCTTCGCCGCCGACAAGACCGGCTTCTTCGAGATGCAGACCCTCTACGACACGCTGCAGCGCTTCGGGCGGTTCACCCGGTACGACGAGTGGATGGCCACCCGCATCATCGTCGAGCAGGGCGAGTTGGCCGGCGTCACCGCATGGGATCTGACCACGGGCGAGTTCGCGTTGCTGCGGGCCAAGGCCCTCATCGTCGCGACGGGGGGCTTCATGCGGCTCTTCGGCTTCACCACCTACTCCTACACGGTGACGGGCGACGGCATGGCCATGGCCTACCGGGCGGGGCTGCCGCTCAAGGACATGGAGTTCGTGCAGTTTCACCCGACGGGGCTGGTGCCCTCCGGCATCCTCATCACCGAGGCGGCGCGAGGCGAGGGAGGGTACCTGCGCAACCGCGACGGGCGGCGCTTCATGGAGGATCACGCCCCCAAGCTGATGGAGCTCGCCCCCCGCGACATCGTGGCGCGGGCCGAGACGCTGGAGATGGAGGCGGGGCGGGGCTTCACCCACCCCAGCGGACTGGGCTACGTCGAGCTGGACCTGACCCACCTGGGCGGGGACCGGATCAAGCAGCGCCTGCCCCTGATCCGGGAGGTGGCCATCAAGTTCAACGGGCTCGATCCCATCGAGCACCGGCTGCCGGTGCGGCCGGCCGCCCACTACTCGATGGGCGGCATCCACACCGACATCGACGGCAAGACGCCCGTGGAGGGCATCTGGGCCGCGGGGGAGGCGGCCTGCGTCTCCATCCACGGCGCCAACCGCCTGGGCAGCAACTCCACCGGCGAGTGCCTGGTCTGGGGAGCCATCACCGGGCGCGAGGCGGCCCGGTACGCCCTGGCACGCAAGGCGCCCCCCGAGCCGCCGCTGGAGGCAGCCCGTGAGGAGCAGGCTCGCCTGCAGGGCCTGCTGGATCGTCGGGGCACCGAGAGCCTCTACGAGATCCGCAGCCGGCTCCGCCAGGTGATGGACGAGAAGGTGGGGGTCTTCCGGGAGGAGGCCGGCCTGCGCGAGGCCCTGGAGGAGGTGCGCACCCTCAAGGCGCGCATGGCCGATGTCGGGCTGTCGGACAGGGGCTGGGTCTACAACACCGACCTGGTCTCGGCCCTGGAGCTGCAAAACATGCTGGACCTGGCCGAGGTGACGGTGCTGGGCGCCCTGGAGCGGCGGGAGTCGCGCGGGGCGCACGCCCGGCGCGACTACCCGAGCCGCGACGACGAGCGCTTCCTGGCCCACACGCTGGCTTACCACACGCCGCAAGGGCCGAGGCTGGAGTACCTGCCCGTGCGGATCACCCGGTGGAAGCCGGTCGAGCGCAAGTACTGA
- a CDS encoding ArsA family ATPase: protein MLETLARGGRGGEGADAAGEPPLLLTVGKGGTGKTTVAAAMAVALAERGLQVLIASIDPAHNLGDVLETPLHGEPTAVGPSGRLWAVEVDMERALDRYLERQSAELKAAYRYLQAFNLDGYLDTLRHSPGVEEQAAIEEVARLLETARVHHADLLVIDTPPTGLTLRVLALPSVSVRWAQHLGLVRRALLERRDALERVLGPQRAVVGGEEVELPSREDRDPIGRILRDFRAEMEALERRLRDRARCGVVVVRNEDRLSLFETARALEGLAAFEIPVAMTVVNKAGAGPPSQGHGDGALPAGGRASEPYPVRHVPVQSPEPIGLEALRRVAAHLLPGAEPS from the coding sequence GTGCTCGAGACGCTGGCGCGGGGGGGCCGGGGTGGTGAGGGCGCCGACGCGGCCGGCGAGCCGCCGCTGCTGCTGACGGTCGGCAAGGGCGGCACCGGCAAGACCACGGTCGCGGCGGCGATGGCCGTCGCGCTGGCCGAGCGGGGCCTGCAGGTGTTGATCGCCTCCATCGACCCCGCCCACAACCTCGGCGATGTGCTGGAGACACCCCTGCACGGCGAGCCGACGGCGGTGGGCCCGTCGGGGCGGCTGTGGGCCGTCGAGGTCGACATGGAGCGGGCGCTGGATCGCTACCTCGAGCGCCAATCCGCCGAGCTCAAGGCGGCCTACCGCTACCTGCAGGCCTTCAACCTGGATGGCTACCTCGACACCCTGCGCCACTCGCCCGGCGTCGAGGAGCAGGCGGCCATCGAGGAGGTGGCCCGTCTCCTCGAGACGGCCCGGGTGCACCACGCGGACCTCCTGGTCATCGACACGCCCCCGACGGGCCTGACGCTGCGGGTGCTGGCGCTCCCATCGGTCTCGGTGCGGTGGGCCCAGCACCTGGGTCTGGTGCGGCGGGCCCTGCTGGAGCGCCGGGATGCCCTGGAGCGCGTCCTGGGTCCCCAGCGGGCCGTCGTCGGTGGCGAGGAGGTGGAGCTGCCCTCGCGGGAGGACCGCGATCCCATCGGCCGGATCCTGCGCGACTTCCGAGCCGAGATGGAGGCGCTCGAGCGCCGGCTCCGGGATCGGGCCCGCTGCGGCGTGGTAGTGGTGCGCAACGAGGACCGCCTCTCCCTCTTCGAGACCGCCCGGGCACTGGAGGGCTTGGCCGCCTTCGAGATCCCGGTGGCCATGACGGTGGTCAACAAGGCCGGCGCCGGCCCGCCCTCGCAGGGACATGGTGACGGCGCCCTGCCGGCAGGAGGCCGGGCGAGCGAGCCGTATCCCGTGCGTCACGTGCCAGTGCAGTCGCCGGAGCCCATCGGCCTCGAGGCGCTGCGACGGGTGGCCGCGCACCTGCTGCCCGGCGCCGAGCCCTCCTGA